The nucleotide sequence ATTGAATTCCAATACCAAAGAGCTATATCACTTTTGGAGGAAAATAAGGATAAGCTTACATTATTGGCCAATGAGTTGCTCGATAAGGAAGTGATCTTCAAGGAAAGTCTTGAAAGAATTTTTGGAGATCGTCCTTTTAAGAAAAACGAAGAGGAAACAGCCCCCACAACCTAATCTAAATTTTGGGAGATTAAACCTAAACTTTAGATTTTCAGTAACTATACTTCAATATAGATTTTATATATTTGAAGATTAACCTATTTTAAACTCCTCAATAAATGAGTATATGAGTCTATTTAAAAGACTTTTAAACCCAAACTACAAGTCAGATGAAAAAGCCAAAAAATCTGACCGCGGAAAATATTACCCCGAAGAAAAGCTTCCGATAGACGAGAAGTTTACTTACAATTTTAACAAGAACGGCGGTAAGTTTCTGTATTGTGAGAATGTAGAGGAAGTACTGGAAGCATTCGACAACATCCTTTTGGAGAACGATTGGTATGAAAGAGATGTATTCTGTATCAACGATCAGCTTGCGTCGCGATTTGATGGTTTCAATTTAAGCTTTTCTAAAAAACAGAGTGCTGCCTTCTTTTTGTCTACCTGTGAATCCCTAGTTGCAAACAACGGTTCTATTTTGTTGTGTTCCAATCAGATCAAAGAGAAAAAATTAAGCGAACTCCCTTTTAATTTTGTAATTTTTGCTACTACCAGTCAGTTGGTGGATACCATAAGTGAAGGGCTTCGCATTATAAAGAACCAAAGTGGAAACCACATTCCCACTAATATTACTACCATACAGGACTTCGAAACCAATAAAGAAAAGGACTTTATGACTTATGGAAGTAGCACAAAAAACCTATATTTGCTGCTACTGGAAGACCTATAATTTATGAAGGAACTTATCGTGCGTTCAATATCAGGTGCCTTGTACATCTCGATAGTTGTATTCTCAATGTTCGCTGCGCACGAATGGTTTTTACTCCTCTTCTATATTCTCGCGGTTGTGACACTCAATGAATTTTTAAGGCTAGTTCACCTAAAAAGTATAGCAGCCTATATCCTCCTAACAGTCTTCCTGTATTTTTTAAGCTACCGAATATTCGATTATAATGCGGTTTATTTACTGCTTATCCTTTGTGGCTTTGTCAATTTGTTCTTATTAAAGGATCTGCTGGTCGTTAACAAGATCCCCATGTTCGAGAAGAAAAAATACGTCACCATTATTTTTTATATCATTAGCGGATTTGTCTTTCTCACACTCATCCCTATACGAGAAGAGGAATTTGTACCCTGGCTTATAATTGGTGTTTTTGTACTGGTTTGGGCCAATGATAGTTTTGCGTATCTCATTGGGAAGAATTTCGGAAAAACCAAACTTCTGGAGCGTATATCACCAAAAAAGACCGTTGAGGGCTTTATGGGAGGAATCCTTGGGTCACTTTGTGCCGGATTTATTATCTTTAATATAACAGATTTGTTTAATCTCCAGATCTGGACAGGTATGGCCTTGATCGTTTCATTCTTTGGAACTGCAGGAGATCTTATTCAATCAAAATTTAAACGTCAGGCAGGAGTAAAAGACAGCGGAGTGCTCATGCCGGGTCATGGCGGACTCTATGACCGTCTGGACAGTATCATTTATAGTAGTCCGTTTATATATGCATTTTTAGAGATTGTAGAACATGTTTCATAAAGAAGGATTTAAAATAATTTTCGTGGCATTCGCCCTGTGTGTAGGGTTGAGCATACTTACAGATTATCTTGTAGAAGACCGTTGGATAAAAGGCGGGATCATCATTTCACTTATGATCTTTCTGGTAATGATCCTTCAGTTTTTCAGAAACCCGAAAAGAAACTATGTGATCAATGAAGACCAGATCCTCTCTCCTGTAGACGGGAAAGTAGTAGTGATTGAAGAAGTTTTCGAAAAAGAATATTTCAACGAAAAGAGGTTGCAGGTTTCAGTGTTTATGTCACCTATAAACGTGCATGTTACAAGATATCCTGCCGGAGGAAAGGTAGTTTACAGCAAGTATCATCCGGGAAAATATCTTGTGGCCTGGCACCCAAAGTCTTCCGAAGAAAACGAACGCACCACCGTTGTGGTAAAAACAAAGACTTTTGGAGATATACTCCATAGACAAATTGCCGGAGCCCTGGCAAAGCGTATCGTAAATTATGCCGAGGAAGGACAGGAAGTGGCACAGGCAGCTGAAAGCGGCTTTATTAAATTTGGGTCCAGAGTAGATGTTTTTCTACCACTGAATGCAACAATTAACGTGACACTAAATCAGAAAGTCAAGGGAGGAGTTTCCGTTATTGCCAGCCTATGACCTCGGAAGAACTAGATATTGCCTTTAGAGCTGCTGTAAAGAGTATCAACGAGCACACAGAGCCCTTTCCTGCCGATATACTGCTTCGCCTATATGGATATTACAAACGCGCCACCAACGACCAGGATCAACCCAGTAGTAGCAATCCTTTAATTTCGGCATTTAAAACCAACGCATTGTTTCAAACCCGAAACCTAACGAGTGACGAGGCTAAAGAATTGTATATAGAGGCGGTGAATCACTACTTTCTGTACCGCAAGTGATCTATTCTTGTTGTGCCTTATTGAATTTGATCTCATAGGCATCAATAACTTCTCTAATGATCTCAACATTTTCGGAAGCGCGCTGATGTGCCGTTTCCATACCTTTTTCAAGCTCCTTATCAGGATGCTGAAAGAGATCGGTAATTACATGATTGATCTTGTCGATGATACTCTCCTGACTGTTCTTTATATCTTCCAGCTTATTGAGCATCCCCTGCATTTGGTCATATTTAGCTTGTTCCATAAGGTGTTTTTTATGAAAATACAGAGAGATGGGCCTTACTAAAGAATAATTAACGGTTTTTTAAATAAAATTAAGAGGATTTAACGCAAAAGTCTGTTTTTAAGCCTTTTGAAGTCCGGCAAGACTGGCTTTTAGCGTTTCTATCTTCGCAAGGGCATCGGCTTCCTTTTGTTTTTCGATGGCCACAACCTTTTCTGGGGCACCGCTTACAAAACGTTCATTCTTCAGTTTACCCTGTACGCTTTTCAGAAAACCTTCGGTATATTTCAGTTCTTCGGAAAGTTTTGCGATCTCTTCATCGATGTTGATAGCTCCGGCTACCGGAACAAAATATTCGTTGGACTTTACCCTAAAGGTTAATGCACCTTCGGGTTTTTCTGTTACATATTTCAATTCTGAAAGGTTCCCCAACTTGGTAATTACAGGATCGAACTCAGTACCAATAGTATCATGATTGATCACCAACAGCGCTATGGTTTCTTTGAATGCGATGTTCTTTTCCTTTCGGATGGTGCGAATTCCCGAAATTACTTCCGAAGCAATATCGAAAGCGTCAATAAGTGCCGAATTATAAGCTTTGGATTCGGGCCATGTTGCGATGATCAATGCCTCCTGTGGAGTTCGGTTGGTTATATGCTGCCAGATCTCTTCAGAAATAAATGGAACAAATGGATGGAGGATCTTTAAATTATCCTCTAACACCGTAATAATTTCGGTCTTTATTCTGGCAGGAATCGGTTCACCATAGGCAGGCTTTACCATTTCCAGCAACCAAGAACAAAAGTCGTCCCATATCAGCTTATAGGTGGCCATAAGGGCATCGCTTATTCTGTATTTACTATAGTGGTCATCGATCTCCTTTAAAACCTTCTGAAACTTATTGCGATACCATTGCAGAGCTATGTCTGCGGTTTCATAAGGATAATTATCGTTTTCCTCTGTGCCACCGGAAACCTCCCAACCATCGATTAAACGGTAGGCATTCCATATTTTATTTACAAAACCACTACCCTGTTTACAGAGGTCTTCATCGAACATAAGGTCGTTACCTGCCGGAGAACTCAACAGCATTCCTACCCGAACGCCATCTGCACCATATTTTTTGATCAATTCTATGGGATCGGGAGAATTTCCCAGCGATTTGCTCATCTTGCGACGCTGTTTGTCGCGAACGATCCCGGTAAGATAGACACTTGAGAATGGTTTTTCATCCCGGTATTCATATCCGGCAATGATCATACGTGCGACCCAGAAAAAAAGAATTTCGGGAGCTGTTACCAGATCGTTTGTAGGATAATAATAATTTATCTCTTCATTATCGGGTTCCAGAATCCCGTTAAACACACTAATGGGCCATAACCAGGACGAAAACCAGGTATCGAGTACATCACCGTCCTGAGTAAGATCTGATAAGGCAAGATTGTTATTTCCCGACTTCTCACGAGCAAGCTCTACCGCTTTTTCGATCGTTTCGGCAACCACAAAATCGTCTTTGCCATCACCGTAATAATAGGCCGGAATTTGATGCCCCCACCACAACTGACGAGAGATATTCCAGTCTCTTACATTTTCCATCCAATGGCGGTATGTATTCACAAATTTGTCGGGAACGAGATGCACATCTTTTTCAATTACCGCATCCAGAGCGGGTTTTGCCAGTTCCTTCATTTTCAAGAACCATTGATCGCTTAATCGCGGTTCTATTACTGCGCCGGTTCGCTCACTGGTTCCAATTTTGTTGGTGTATTGTTCAACTTTTGAAATGAGTCCCAGTTCTTTCAGTTCCTTTACCATTGCCGTTCTCGCTTCAAAACGGTCCATTCCCTCGTAATGCATTCCGAAGCTATTTAAACTGGCATCATCATTGAGAATATCAATAACCTCAAGTCCGTGCTTATCACCCAGCATCTTATCATTCTCATCATGAGCCGGAGTAACTTTTAAGCAACCGGTTCCAAATTCCACAGAAACGTATTCATCTTCAATAATCGGAATTACACGATTACATATAGGAACAATTGCCTTTTTACCTTTCAAATGAGTGAAACGCTCGTCATTGGGGTTAATACAGATCGCGGTGTCTCCAAGAATAGTTTCGGGGCGAGTGGTGGCGATGGTGAGATGGTCGGCACTTCCTTCTATTTTATAATTTACGTAATAGAGGTTGCTTTGTTTTTCTTCATAATTGACTTCTTCATCAGACAGGGTGGTCTTTGCTTCAGGATCCCAATTAACCATTCTATATCCACGATAGATATGTCCTTTGTTGAACAGATCGACAAAAACCGCTATTACCGAAGCGCTCATATCTTCGTCCATGGTAAATTTAGTACGATCCCAATCACAGGAAGCTCCTAATTTTTTAAGCTGTTCCAGGATGATCCCTCCATGCTTATGAGTCCATTCCCACGCATGACCAATAAATTCATCCCTGGAGATATCGTTCTTATCAATTCCGTCGCTTTTAAGTTTGTTTACTACTTTGGCTTCAGTCGCAATAGACGCGTGGTCTGTACCGGGAACCCAACAGGCATTAAATCCTCTTAGGCGGGCTCTTCTTATGATGACATCCTGAATAGTATTATTAAGCATATGCCCCATATGGAGTACTCCGGTAACATTTGGCGGAGGAATGACGATGGTATAAGGCTCTCTATCGTCAACTTTGGAATAAAAATATCTGTTTTCCATCCAGTAGTTATACCACTTATCTTCCACACTCTCAGCACTATACTTTGTATCTAAAGCCATACTTTGGTCCAATTTTTGAAACTAATGTGCAAAAGTAGGTATATCTGTAAGATTATAAAAGTGAATAACTTATTTTGCTGTTTGACTAAAAGATACCTATTTTAGCTTTTATTAAAATTAGAAATCATGAAAAAATTAGTACTCTTAGCATTAATTACCGTAGTAGGTTTTACGGCTCAGGCACAACAGGCTAAAATTTCCTTTAAGGCCGAAACCATTGATTATGGAACCATTGCTAAAGGAAGTGATGGCGTACGTGTATTTGAATTTACAAATGTTGGTGATGGCCCATTGATCATTTCGGATGTAAAATCAAGCTGTGGCTGTACTGTTCCTAAGAAACCTGAAGGCCCTATTGCTCCCGGTGCCGTTGGTAAAATTGAAGTAAAGTACGATACCAACCGTGTGGGACCAATTAGAAAAACGGTTACCGTATACTCTAACGCCGATCAACCTATCAAAGCCTTAAAGATAAAAGGTGAGGTACTTCCCGACGGACAAAGTGTTGTAAATTAAGTGTTTTAACCACTTCTTAAAATATAAAGTCGGCCCTGTGCCGACTTTTTTATATCAGTTCTTTTAATATGAATTTGAATTTTGCGGTATATCCGTTTCGATCTACTGTCATAGTGATCTTGCGTCCGGGTTTAGAAGAAAACAAGTCAATAAGTTCATAAAGTTTGTATCGGTAGGCCGGTTTTCCATTTACGCTTAATACCTCATCCCCTTTCTTGATACCGGCCAAAGCGGCGGGAGAGTCTTCTCTAAGTTCGGCGACCACGAATTTCGGAGCTAAAAAAAACTGAAATCCCGGATTTACAAGCACTTC is from Constantimarinum furrinae and encodes:
- a CDS encoding phosphatidylserine decarboxylase family protein, producing MFHKEGFKIIFVAFALCVGLSILTDYLVEDRWIKGGIIISLMIFLVMILQFFRNPKRNYVINEDQILSPVDGKVVVIEEVFEKEYFNEKRLQVSVFMSPINVHVTRYPAGGKVVYSKYHPGKYLVAWHPKSSEENERTTVVVKTKTFGDILHRQIAGALAKRIVNYAEEGQEVAQAAESGFIKFGSRVDVFLPLNATINVTLNQKVKGGVSVIASL
- a CDS encoding LUD domain-containing protein, which translates into the protein MSLFKRLLNPNYKSDEKAKKSDRGKYYPEEKLPIDEKFTYNFNKNGGKFLYCENVEEVLEAFDNILLENDWYERDVFCINDQLASRFDGFNLSFSKKQSAAFFLSTCESLVANNGSILLCSNQIKEKKLSELPFNFVIFATTSQLVDTISEGLRIIKNQSGNHIPTNITTIQDFETNKEKDFMTYGSSTKNLYLLLLEDL
- a CDS encoding acyl-CoA-binding protein; protein product: MTSEELDIAFRAAVKSINEHTEPFPADILLRLYGYYKRATNDQDQPSSSNPLISAFKTNALFQTRNLTSDEAKELYIEAVNHYFLYRK
- a CDS encoding valine--tRNA ligase — protein: MALDTKYSAESVEDKWYNYWMENRYFYSKVDDREPYTIVIPPPNVTGVLHMGHMLNNTIQDVIIRRARLRGFNACWVPGTDHASIATEAKVVNKLKSDGIDKNDISRDEFIGHAWEWTHKHGGIILEQLKKLGASCDWDRTKFTMDEDMSASVIAVFVDLFNKGHIYRGYRMVNWDPEAKTTLSDEEVNYEEKQSNLYYVNYKIEGSADHLTIATTRPETILGDTAICINPNDERFTHLKGKKAIVPICNRVIPIIEDEYVSVEFGTGCLKVTPAHDENDKMLGDKHGLEVIDILNDDASLNSFGMHYEGMDRFEARTAMVKELKELGLISKVEQYTNKIGTSERTGAVIEPRLSDQWFLKMKELAKPALDAVIEKDVHLVPDKFVNTYRHWMENVRDWNISRQLWWGHQIPAYYYGDGKDDFVVAETIEKAVELAREKSGNNNLALSDLTQDGDVLDTWFSSWLWPISVFNGILEPDNEEINYYYPTNDLVTAPEILFFWVARMIIAGYEYRDEKPFSSVYLTGIVRDKQRRKMSKSLGNSPDPIELIKKYGADGVRVGMLLSSPAGNDLMFDEDLCKQGSGFVNKIWNAYRLIDGWEVSGGTEENDNYPYETADIALQWYRNKFQKVLKEIDDHYSKYRISDALMATYKLIWDDFCSWLLEMVKPAYGEPIPARIKTEIITVLEDNLKILHPFVPFISEEIWQHITNRTPQEALIIATWPESKAYNSALIDAFDIASEVISGIRTIRKEKNIAFKETIALLVINHDTIGTEFDPVITKLGNLSELKYVTEKPEGALTFRVKSNEYFVPVAGAINIDEEIAKLSEELKYTEGFLKSVQGKLKNERFVSGAPEKVVAIEKQKEADALAKIETLKASLAGLQKA
- a CDS encoding DUF1573 domain-containing protein yields the protein MKKLVLLALITVVGFTAQAQQAKISFKAETIDYGTIAKGSDGVRVFEFTNVGDGPLIISDVKSSCGCTVPKKPEGPIAPGAVGKIEVKYDTNRVGPIRKTVTVYSNADQPIKALKIKGEVLPDGQSVVN
- a CDS encoding phosphatidate cytidylyltransferase — translated: MKELIVRSISGALYISIVVFSMFAAHEWFLLLFYILAVVTLNEFLRLVHLKSIAAYILLTVFLYFLSYRIFDYNAVYLLLILCGFVNLFLLKDLLVVNKIPMFEKKKYVTIIFYIISGFVFLTLIPIREEEFVPWLIIGVFVLVWANDSFAYLIGKNFGKTKLLERISPKKTVEGFMGGILGSLCAGFIIFNITDLFNLQIWTGMALIVSFFGTAGDLIQSKFKRQAGVKDSGVLMPGHGGLYDRLDSIIYSSPFIYAFLEIVEHVS